One window of Enterobacter sp. RHBSTW-00175 genomic DNA carries:
- a CDS encoding APC family permease, translated as MTIHSTHQTSSRVVESGKFKKQLTLTDLTFIGLGAIFGSGWLFAASHVASIAGPAGIASWVIGGIAVLLLGIVYCELGAALPRAGGIIRYPVFSHGELMGYLLGFITLIAFSSLISIEIVAARQYAAAWFPMLTQPGSSAPTLLGWVVQFLLLCFFFGLNYYSVKTFARSNNIISILKFLVPLAVVVTLFTFFKPKNLHVQGVAPFGMSGVEAAISAGGIIFAYLGLTPIISVASEVQNPQRTIPVALILSVVLSTIIYVLLQLAFLGSIPTEMLGSGWAEISKQFSLPYRDIAITLGMGWLAFMVVCDAIVSPSGTGNIYMNATPRVIYGWAKAGTFFKAFTHIDKESGIPRPALWLTFALSIFWTLPFPSWEQLISVVSAALVLSYAIAPVTAAGLRRNAPDLPRPFRVRAFGIIGPVSFVISALIVFWSGWGTLSWLLGLQIVMFVVYVLCKSKVPVHTVSLAQQVKSSLWLIAFYALIMLFSWLGSFGGTGVIGHPWDTVLVAVMSLGIYYWGERTCLPQANFTGDEEE; from the coding sequence ATGACGATTCACTCTACGCATCAAACATCGTCCCGCGTTGTTGAGTCAGGGAAATTTAAAAAGCAGCTGACGTTAACCGACCTGACGTTTATTGGTCTTGGGGCGATCTTCGGCTCCGGCTGGCTGTTTGCCGCAAGCCATGTGGCCTCTATTGCCGGACCCGCAGGGATCGCCTCGTGGGTTATCGGCGGGATTGCCGTACTGCTGCTGGGGATTGTCTATTGCGAACTGGGGGCGGCGCTGCCGCGCGCCGGGGGAATTATCCGCTATCCGGTGTTTTCCCACGGCGAGTTGATGGGGTATCTGCTGGGCTTTATTACGCTGATTGCGTTCTCAAGCCTGATCTCCATTGAGATTGTTGCCGCGCGTCAGTATGCGGCAGCCTGGTTCCCGATGCTGACGCAGCCTGGCTCTAGCGCCCCGACGCTGCTGGGCTGGGTGGTACAGTTTTTACTGCTCTGTTTCTTCTTCGGCCTGAACTACTACAGCGTCAAAACGTTCGCCCGCTCTAACAACATCATCAGTATTCTGAAGTTTCTGGTGCCGCTGGCGGTTGTCGTCACTCTGTTTACCTTTTTCAAGCCTAAAAATCTGCACGTGCAGGGAGTTGCACCGTTTGGTATGTCCGGCGTTGAGGCGGCGATCAGCGCCGGGGGGATTATTTTTGCCTACCTGGGGCTGACGCCGATTATCTCGGTGGCGAGCGAAGTGCAAAACCCACAGCGGACAATCCCGGTGGCGCTGATTTTATCGGTGGTGCTGTCGACGATTATCTACGTGCTGCTGCAACTGGCGTTTCTTGGCAGTATCCCAACAGAAATGCTTGGCAGCGGCTGGGCGGAAATCAGCAAACAGTTCTCGCTGCCGTACCGCGATATCGCCATTACGCTCGGTATGGGCTGGCTGGCATTTATGGTGGTGTGTGACGCGATTGTCTCCCCAAGCGGCACCGGCAATATCTATATGAACGCCACCCCGCGCGTGATTTATGGCTGGGCGAAAGCAGGGACCTTCTTTAAGGCGTTCACCCATATTGATAAAGAGTCGGGTATTCCGCGTCCGGCGCTGTGGCTGACCTTCGCCCTGTCTATCTTCTGGACGCTGCCGTTCCCGTCCTGGGAGCAACTGATTAGCGTGGTGTCGGCCGCGCTGGTGCTGAGCTATGCCATTGCCCCGGTCACGGCGGCAGGGCTGCGCCGTAATGCGCCGGATCTGCCACGTCCGTTCCGGGTGCGTGCCTTTGGGATTATCGGCCCGGTGTCGTTTGTGATTTCAGCGCTGATTGTCTTCTGGTCTGGCTGGGGTACGCTGTCATGGTTGCTGGGATTGCAGATTGTGATGTTTGTGGTCTACGTGCTGTGTAAATCAAAAGTGCCTGTCCACACCGTGAGCCTGGCGCAGCAGGTGAAATCGTCCCTGTGGCTAATCGCGTTCTACGCGCTGATTATGCTTTTCTCCTGGCTTGGCAGTTTTGGCGGTACAGGAGTGATTGGTCATCCGTGGGATACGGTGCTGGTGGCGGTGATGTCGCTGGGAATTTACTACTGGGGCGAGCGAACCTGCCTGCCACAGGCTAACTTTACCGGAGACGAAGAAGAGTAG
- a CDS encoding Ldh family oxidoreductase — protein sequence MEMVNLSLTEAYALAYDVLRGNGFSEAHAAAVAKNVTHGERDGCASHGLWRLLGIVETLRKGKVSPDVEPVITDTAPAIVKADAGGAFSLLAFERALPLLMEKARHSGIAALAINRCVHFSALFADVEPLTEAGLVALATTPSHAWVAPAGGTQPLFGTNPIAFGWPRGDKPPFIFDMATSAAARGEIQLHQRAGKAVPEGWGIDAQGNPTTDAKAILDGAMLTFGGHKGSALAAMVELLAGPLIGDMTSTESLAWDNGAGGLPYGGELILALDPARFLGDDAATHLARAETLFSGMQQQGARLPGERRYHSRERANRDGVEITHSLFRDISALLK from the coding sequence ATGGAGATGGTAAACCTCTCATTAACAGAGGCTTATGCGCTGGCATATGACGTGCTGCGCGGGAACGGATTCAGCGAGGCGCACGCCGCCGCGGTGGCGAAAAACGTCACCCACGGCGAGCGCGATGGCTGCGCTTCGCACGGTTTGTGGCGGTTGCTGGGCATTGTTGAAACGCTGCGCAAAGGAAAGGTGTCGCCAGACGTGGAGCCGGTTATCACCGATACCGCGCCCGCCATTGTGAAAGCGGACGCTGGCGGGGCATTTTCCCTGCTGGCGTTCGAACGTGCGCTGCCGCTGCTGATGGAAAAGGCGCGGCACAGCGGGATTGCCGCGCTGGCAATAAACCGCTGCGTGCACTTTTCCGCCCTGTTTGCGGACGTCGAACCGCTGACGGAGGCAGGTCTGGTGGCGTTGGCGACCACCCCGAGCCATGCGTGGGTGGCTCCTGCGGGCGGCACGCAGCCGCTGTTTGGCACCAACCCGATTGCCTTTGGCTGGCCGCGCGGCGACAAACCGCCGTTTATTTTTGATATGGCCACCAGTGCGGCGGCGCGTGGTGAGATCCAGCTGCATCAGCGTGCGGGTAAGGCTGTGCCTGAAGGGTGGGGGATCGATGCCCAGGGCAACCCGACCACCGATGCTAAGGCTATTCTCGACGGCGCGATGCTGACCTTCGGCGGGCATAAAGGCTCGGCGCTGGCGGCGATGGTGGAACTGCTTGCCGGGCCGCTGATCGGCGATATGACCAGTACGGAATCGCTGGCGTGGGATAACGGGGCAGGCGGCCTGCCTTACGGCGGTGAGCTGATCCTGGCACTCGACCCGGCGCGTTTTCTGGGGGATGACGCCGCAACCCATCTGGCCCGTGCCGAAACGCTCTTTAGCGGAATGCAGCAGCAGGGTGCGCGATTGCCGGGAGAGCGTCGCTACCATTCCCGCGAGCGTGCAAATCGCGACGGCGTGGAGATAACCCATTCACTTTTCAGGGATATATCTGCGCTGCTGAAATAA
- the tsr gene encoding methyl-accepting chemotaxis protein encodes MLNRIKIVTSLLLVLAIFGLLQLTSGGLFFNALKHDKENFTVLQTIRQQQSTLNGSWVALLQTRNTLNRAGIRYMMDQSNIGSGATVSDLMQIASASLKQAEKNWADYEALPRDPRQSDVAAMEIKRNYDIYHGALAELIQLLGAGKINAFFDQPTQSFQDGFEKQYVNYLQQNDQLYKTAVEDSNSSYAQAIWVLISVLIAVLVVIVAVWLGIKQALISPLNRLIDSIRHIASGDLVKRIDVEGSNEMGELADSLRHMQGELVRTVGDVRNGANAIYSGASEISMGNNDLSSRTEQQAASLEETAASMEQLTATVKQNAENARQASNLALSASETAQKGGKVVDNVVQTMRDIAGSSQKIADIISVIDGIAFQTNILALNAAVEAARAGEQGRGFAVVAGEVRNLAQRSAQAAREIKSLIEDSVGRVEVGSTLVESAGETMGEIVNAVTRVTDIMGEIASASDEQSRGIDQVGLAVAEMDRVTQQNASLVEESAAAAAALEEQASRLTQAVAVFRIQQEQMKAREFGSAKTVATPVMARKAATADAGDNWETF; translated from the coding sequence ATGTTAAACCGTATCAAGATTGTCACCAGTTTATTGCTGGTCTTAGCTATTTTTGGCCTCTTACAACTCACCTCCGGTGGTCTTTTCTTCAATGCCCTGAAGCATGACAAAGAGAACTTCACCGTCCTGCAAACTATTCGCCAGCAACAATCCACGCTGAACGGCAGCTGGGTGGCGTTGCTGCAAACCCGTAACACCCTGAACCGCGCGGGCATCCGCTACATGATGGATCAGAGCAATATCGGCAGCGGCGCGACCGTTTCTGATTTAATGCAGATTGCCTCTGCGTCCCTGAAACAGGCGGAAAAAAACTGGGCGGATTACGAAGCCCTGCCACGCGACCCGCGTCAAAGCGATGTGGCGGCGATGGAAATCAAACGTAATTACGATATTTATCACGGTGCGCTGGCTGAGCTGATCCAGCTGCTGGGCGCAGGTAAAATCAACGCCTTCTTCGACCAGCCGACTCAGAGCTTCCAGGACGGTTTTGAGAAGCAGTACGTCAACTACCTGCAACAGAACGACCAGCTGTACAAGACTGCCGTTGAGGACAGCAACAGCTCTTACGCGCAGGCTATCTGGGTGCTGATTAGCGTGCTGATCGCCGTGCTGGTGGTGATTGTTGCCGTCTGGCTGGGTATCAAGCAGGCGCTGATCTCCCCACTGAACCGTCTGATCGACAGCATTCGCCATATCGCCAGCGGCGACCTGGTGAAGCGCATTGACGTGGAAGGCTCTAACGAGATGGGCGAGCTGGCTGATTCTCTGCGCCATATGCAGGGTGAGCTGGTGCGTACCGTGGGCGATGTGCGTAACGGCGCGAATGCCATTTACAGCGGCGCGAGCGAGATCTCAATGGGCAACAACGATCTCTCTTCCCGTACTGAGCAGCAGGCGGCTTCCCTGGAAGAAACGGCTGCCAGCATGGAACAGCTGACCGCAACCGTTAAGCAGAACGCCGAGAACGCCCGTCAGGCGAGCAACCTGGCGCTGAGCGCGTCTGAAACCGCGCAGAAAGGCGGTAAAGTGGTGGATAACGTGGTGCAAACCATGCGTGACATCGCGGGCAGTTCGCAGAAAATTGCTGACATCATCAGCGTGATCGACGGTATTGCGTTCCAGACCAACATCCTGGCACTGAACGCCGCAGTAGAAGCCGCGCGTGCGGGCGAACAGGGCCGTGGGTTTGCGGTTGTTGCGGGTGAAGTACGTAACCTGGCACAGCGTAGCGCCCAGGCCGCTCGTGAAATTAAGAGCCTGATTGAAGACTCTGTTGGCCGTGTGGAAGTGGGTTCTACCCTGGTAGAAAGCGCCGGTGAAACCATGGGCGAGATCGTTAATGCGGTCACTCGCGTCACCGACATCATGGGTGAAATTGCCTCTGCGTCTGACGAGCAGAGCCGTGGTATCGACCAGGTTGGCCTGGCGGTGGCAGAGATGGATCGCGTAACCCAGCAGAACGCCTCGCTGGTGGAAGAGTCTGCTGCGGCCGCTGCGGCGCTGGAAGAGCAGGCGAGCCGTCTGACTCAGGCTGTTGCGGTGTTCCGCATTCAGCAAGAGCAGATGAAAGCGCGCGAGTTCGGCTCGGCAAAAACCGTTGCGACCCCGGTGATGGCGCGTAAAGCCGCGACCGCCGATGCGGGCGATAACTGGGAAACGTTCTAA
- a CDS encoding GNAT family N-acetyltransferase, whose amino-acid sequence MKMTFRPTTKNDVACLPAIERAAGQRFRDYPELAWLADSDGISVEQHLGFAERGLSLLALANEQPVGFLLAQEHPSSLFIVELSVHLAWQGKGVGRQLIACAGEHARTLGLTSLTLTTFRDVPWNAPFYAQLGFERVDALTPELRQKREEEAAHGFAYDSRCAMRLPLS is encoded by the coding sequence ATGAAAATGACATTCCGCCCTACCACAAAGAATGACGTTGCCTGCCTGCCCGCCATCGAGCGCGCGGCGGGCCAGCGTTTTCGTGATTACCCAGAACTCGCCTGGCTTGCTGACAGTGACGGTATTTCCGTTGAGCAGCATCTCGGCTTTGCCGAACGCGGGCTGAGCCTGCTGGCGCTGGCAAACGAGCAGCCTGTGGGCTTTCTCCTTGCACAAGAACATCCCTCCTCGCTGTTTATTGTGGAACTATCGGTGCATCTGGCGTGGCAGGGAAAGGGAGTGGGTCGGCAGCTCATTGCCTGTGCAGGAGAACATGCCCGCACGCTGGGGCTGACGTCTCTGACATTGACGACATTTCGTGACGTGCCGTGGAATGCCCCGTTTTATGCACAGCTGGGGTTTGAAAGGGTGGATGCGTTAACGCCTGAACTGCGGCAGAAAAGAGAGGAAGAGGCCGCGCACGGTTTCGCGTATGACTCTCGCTGCGCGATGCGGCTGCCTCTTAGTTAA
- a CDS encoding MFS transporter, translating into MEKNNITLDPRSSFDAASQSDIPVPPEGMVQRSSRIKRIQTTAMFLLFFAAVINYLDRSSLSVANLTIRDELGLSATQIGVLLSVFSLAYGIAQLPCGPLLDRKGPRIMLGLGMFFWSLFQACSGMVHSFTQFVLVRIGMGIGEAPMNPCGVKVINDWFNIKERGRPMGLFNAASTIGVAISPPILAAMMLVMGWRGMFITIGVLGIFLAIGWYMLYRNREQIDLTGVEQAYLNAGSVNTRRDPLSFAEWRSLFRNRTMWGMMLGFSGINYTAWLYLAWLPGYLQTAYNLDLKSTGIMAAIPFLFGAAGMLINGFVTDWLVKGGMAPVRSRKICIITGMLCSAAFTFVVPNATTSMGAVLLIGMALFCIHFAGTSCWGLIHVAVASRMTASVGSIQNFASFICASFAPVVTGFIVDTTHSFRLALIICGCVTAIGALAYIFLVRQPISDPGKS; encoded by the coding sequence GTGGAAAAAAACAATATTACCCTGGATCCACGGTCGTCGTTTGATGCGGCCTCACAAAGCGATATTCCTGTCCCGCCAGAGGGAATGGTTCAGCGCAGTAGCAGAATAAAACGCATTCAGACAACCGCCATGTTCCTGTTATTTTTTGCGGCGGTCATAAATTATCTCGATCGCAGTTCGCTGTCGGTGGCGAATTTAACCATTCGTGATGAACTCGGGCTCAGCGCAACGCAAATCGGCGTGCTGCTATCCGTTTTCTCGCTGGCCTATGGGATAGCCCAGTTGCCCTGTGGCCCTCTGCTGGATCGCAAAGGCCCGCGGATTATGCTCGGCCTCGGGATGTTCTTCTGGTCGCTGTTTCAGGCCTGTTCCGGCATGGTGCACAGCTTTACGCAGTTTGTGCTGGTGCGTATCGGGATGGGCATCGGTGAAGCGCCGATGAACCCGTGCGGCGTCAAGGTGATCAACGACTGGTTTAACATCAAAGAGCGTGGTCGCCCGATGGGCCTGTTCAATGCGGCATCCACCATTGGCGTGGCAATCAGCCCGCCTATCCTGGCGGCGATGATGCTGGTGATGGGCTGGCGTGGCATGTTTATCACCATCGGTGTGCTGGGCATCTTTCTCGCAATTGGCTGGTACATGCTCTACCGTAACCGTGAGCAAATCGATCTGACTGGCGTTGAGCAGGCTTACCTTAATGCCGGTAGTGTGAATACCCGCCGCGATCCGCTGAGTTTTGCCGAATGGCGCAGCCTGTTTCGCAATCGCACCATGTGGGGGATGATGCTGGGCTTCAGCGGCATCAACTACACCGCATGGCTGTATCTGGCCTGGCTGCCGGGCTACCTGCAAACCGCCTATAACCTGGATTTAAAAAGCACCGGCATTATGGCAGCCATCCCGTTCCTGTTTGGCGCAGCCGGAATGTTGATAAACGGTTTTGTCACCGACTGGCTGGTAAAAGGCGGTATGGCCCCCGTCAGGAGCCGTAAAATCTGTATCATCACCGGAATGCTGTGTTCGGCTGCTTTTACCTTTGTCGTGCCAAATGCCACAACCTCTATGGGAGCGGTACTGCTGATTGGTATGGCGCTGTTTTGTATCCACTTTGCCGGGACTTCCTGCTGGGGCCTTATCCACGTTGCCGTTGCGTCGCGCATGACGGCGTCCGTCGGAAGTATTCAGAACTTCGCGAGCTTTATCTGCGCGTCGTTCGCCCCTGTCGTAACCGGTTTTATCGTGGATACCACGCATTCATTCCGCCTGGCGCTGATCATCTGCGGATGCGTCACGGCCATCGGTGCGCTTGCTTACATCTTCCTTGTGCGCCAGCCCATTAGCGACCCGGGAAAAAGTTAA
- a CDS encoding GntR family transcriptional regulator: MSRSQNLRHNVINQVIDDMARGHIPSPLPSQSALAEMYNISRTTVRHILSHLHECGVLTQVGSDYVITRKPDHDDGFACTSQSLTEQTRLFEQAFFTMINQRQLRAGETFSELQLARAAGVSPVVVREYLLKFGRYNLIQSEKRGQWSMKQFDQAYAEQLFELREMLETHALQHFLNLPDDDPRWLEAKTLLERHRMLRDSIGSSFRMFSQLDRDFHALLLSAAGNIFFNQSLEIISVIFHFHYQWDESDLKQRNIIAIDEHMTILSALICRSDLDATLALCNHLNSAKQSMIRSINQSSASAH, encoded by the coding sequence ATGAGTCGTTCACAAAATTTACGCCACAATGTGATTAACCAGGTGATTGACGATATGGCCCGCGGCCATATCCCCTCGCCGTTGCCATCCCAGAGCGCGCTGGCAGAAATGTACAACATCAGCCGCACCACGGTGCGCCACATCCTGAGCCATCTGCATGAATGCGGTGTGCTGACTCAGGTGGGCAGCGACTATGTCATTACCCGCAAACCCGATCATGACGATGGCTTTGCCTGCACCAGCCAGTCACTCACCGAACAGACCCGGCTGTTTGAGCAGGCTTTTTTCACCATGATCAATCAGCGTCAGCTGCGGGCAGGCGAGACATTCTCGGAGTTACAGCTGGCCAGAGCCGCAGGCGTCAGCCCGGTGGTAGTGAGAGAGTATCTTTTAAAATTCGGACGTTACAATCTCATCCAGAGTGAAAAACGCGGTCAGTGGAGCATGAAGCAGTTTGATCAGGCCTACGCAGAACAGCTGTTTGAGCTGCGGGAAATGCTCGAAACCCATGCCTTGCAGCACTTTCTCAATTTGCCCGATGATGACCCACGCTGGCTCGAAGCCAAAACCCTGCTGGAACGCCACCGGATGCTGCGCGACAGCATCGGCAGCAGTTTTCGCATGTTTTCCCAGCTCGACCGCGACTTTCACGCCCTGTTGCTTTCCGCTGCCGGTAATATCTTTTTCAATCAGTCGCTTGAGATAATTTCGGTGATCTTCCATTTCCACTATCAGTGGGACGAAAGCGATCTCAAACAGCGCAACATCATCGCGATAGATGAGCACATGACCATTCTCAGTGCCCTGATCTGCCGCAGCGACCTCGATGCCACCCTGGCGCTGTGTAACCATTTGAATTCAGCCAAACAATCGATGATTCGGTCGATCAACCAGAGCAGTGCCAGTGCGCATTAA
- a CDS encoding zinc-binding alcohol dehydrogenase family protein, with translation MSTMNVLICHEPKKLIWKEREIPAPGNGEALIKIKTVGICGTDIHAWGGNQPFFSYPRVLGHEICGEVVALGGNIKKVKPGQQVAVIPYVACQQCPACLSGRTNCCEKISVIGVHQDGGFSEYLSVPVDNLLVAEGIDPQAAALIEPYAISAHAVRRAAIAAGEQVLVVGAGPIGLGAAAIAKADGAQVVVADTSPARREHVIARLGVPVIDPSADDFDAVLRAQFGGSLAQKVIDATGNARAMNNTVNLIRHGGSIVFVGLFKGDLQFSDPEFHKKETTMMGSRNATPEDFAKVGRLMAEGKLTAEMMLTHRYPFATLAEHYENDVINNRELIKGVITF, from the coding sequence ATGTCCACAATGAATGTGCTGATTTGTCATGAGCCAAAAAAATTAATCTGGAAAGAAAGAGAAATTCCAGCGCCCGGCAACGGCGAGGCATTAATTAAAATAAAAACAGTAGGCATTTGTGGCACGGATATACATGCCTGGGGCGGTAATCAACCTTTTTTCAGCTATCCTCGGGTGCTTGGCCATGAAATATGTGGTGAGGTTGTAGCGCTGGGAGGAAATATAAAAAAAGTGAAACCCGGGCAGCAGGTTGCGGTTATTCCCTACGTTGCCTGTCAGCAGTGTCCGGCCTGCCTTAGCGGACGGACCAACTGCTGTGAGAAGATTTCAGTGATTGGCGTCCACCAGGATGGTGGTTTCAGTGAGTATTTGTCTGTGCCGGTTGATAATTTATTGGTTGCGGAAGGCATTGATCCGCAGGCCGCAGCACTGATTGAACCCTATGCCATCAGTGCTCATGCGGTACGTCGGGCCGCTATTGCCGCAGGAGAGCAGGTTCTGGTGGTCGGTGCCGGGCCGATTGGCCTGGGCGCGGCGGCAATTGCCAAAGCCGATGGCGCGCAGGTGGTGGTGGCAGATACCAGCCCGGCAAGGCGGGAACATGTTATTGCCCGGCTGGGCGTGCCGGTTATTGACCCGTCCGCCGATGATTTTGATGCCGTGCTGCGCGCGCAGTTTGGCGGTTCGCTGGCGCAAAAAGTCATTGATGCCACGGGCAACGCTCGCGCGATGAATAATACCGTGAACCTGATCCGCCACGGTGGAAGCATTGTTTTTGTCGGCCTGTTTAAAGGCGACTTACAGTTTTCTGACCCTGAGTTCCATAAGAAAGAAACCACCATGATGGGCAGCCGTAACGCCACGCCGGAAGATTTTGCCAAAGTGGGGCGGCTGATGGCTGAAGGCAAACTGACCGCTGAGATGATGCTGACCCACCGTTATCCGTTTGCCACCCTTGCTGAACATTATGAGAACGATGTGATTAACAATCGCGAGCTTATAAAAGGGGTGATTACCTTCTAG
- a CDS encoding helix-turn-helix domain-containing protein, translated as MKYLLADVLVYNDEDGSFSLIGAPEEEPQMLTGTANAIMKLLVARHGNVIEREGFLRDVWDERGLQGSNNSLNQYISILRKILASFVPDTGFIVTVPKMGFMLSAEIPVTPLHRAETQSLPVKTPLRWRYELLFCSALTLCVLALCIWSFVIKQNQDHAKMHLLTHIGECPVYTFAPLADVFHSKAITLAQRIQREGNLPCLKNSLFYLHIQNTLFYGDEGRLVLSQCSLTQGKASTCRTLYSYEG; from the coding sequence ATGAAATACCTGCTTGCTGATGTCCTCGTCTATAACGACGAAGACGGATCGTTTTCTCTTATCGGTGCGCCAGAAGAAGAGCCTCAGATGCTCACCGGCACGGCGAACGCCATCATGAAACTGCTGGTTGCCCGCCACGGTAATGTCATTGAGCGCGAAGGTTTTTTGCGCGATGTCTGGGACGAACGCGGTCTTCAGGGCTCGAATAATTCGCTCAACCAGTACATCAGCATTCTGCGCAAAATACTGGCAAGCTTTGTCCCCGATACCGGGTTTATCGTCACCGTGCCCAAAATGGGTTTTATGCTGAGTGCGGAAATTCCGGTCACCCCGCTACACCGTGCCGAAACGCAGAGCCTGCCAGTTAAAACACCGCTTCGCTGGCGATACGAACTGCTGTTTTGCAGCGCGCTGACGCTCTGCGTACTGGCGCTGTGCATCTGGTCATTCGTGATAAAGCAAAATCAGGATCACGCGAAAATGCACCTGCTGACTCACATCGGGGAATGCCCGGTCTACACCTTTGCCCCGCTGGCAGATGTGTTTCACAGCAAAGCAATCACGCTTGCTCAGAGGATCCAGCGCGAAGGCAACCTTCCCTGCCTGAAGAACTCCCTCTTTTACCTGCACATTCAAAATACGCTTTTCTATGGTGACGAAGGGCGGTTAGTACTTTCTCAATGCTCCCTGACGCAGGGTAAAGCCAGCACCTGCCGCACGCTATATTCTTACGAGGGGTAA
- a CDS encoding spore coat protein U domain-containing protein has translation MKLAPALFCCATLLLPARVMSADTTATATMHVTLEVVKSCTINASDLNFSRHRSDETAEIQASTQLNVTCTNGTLPGGNSLFAWTEHWRPRQ, from the coding sequence ATGAAACTTGCCCCCGCACTGTTCTGCTGCGCCACGCTTTTGCTTCCGGCCAGGGTGATGTCTGCGGATACCACCGCAACGGCGACCATGCACGTCACGCTCGAAGTCGTGAAATCCTGCACCATTAACGCCAGCGACCTGAATTTTTCGCGTCATCGTTCTGATGAAACCGCTGAAATTCAGGCCAGCACGCAACTCAACGTCACCTGCACCAACGGCACGCTGCCCGGCGGGAACAGCCTTTTCGCCTGGACTGAGCACTGGCGCCCACGCCAGTAG
- a CDS encoding LuxR C-terminal-related transcriptional regulator — MNLSHTTRADYQIIILSDNYFLWFGLKALISTMMAPRPDIFWSNGVSPESILRMREQVMKSSPHKHSLVFTEASRVNDIQIYLPSDRVKVMPTNLSVSQLILRLSTENFTNASVPNATLTRSELRVCTLISKGISLVRIAQLLNKSPKTIYTHKRNAMTKFHCHTLAEFHRKICLLEQQSLYF, encoded by the coding sequence ATGAACCTGTCTCACACCACACGCGCCGATTATCAAATCATCATTCTGAGCGACAACTATTTCCTGTGGTTCGGCCTTAAAGCACTCATTTCGACAATGATGGCTCCCCGACCAGATATTTTCTGGAGCAATGGCGTAAGCCCGGAAAGTATTCTGCGAATGCGCGAACAGGTCATGAAAAGTTCGCCCCATAAACACAGCCTGGTCTTTACCGAAGCGTCCCGCGTCAATGACATCCAAATCTACTTGCCTTCTGATCGGGTGAAAGTGATGCCGACCAACCTGTCCGTTTCGCAACTGATCCTGCGCTTAAGCACTGAAAATTTCACCAACGCAAGCGTGCCCAATGCCACCCTGACCCGTTCTGAGCTGCGGGTTTGCACGCTGATCAGCAAAGGGATTAGCCTGGTGCGTATCGCGCAACTGCTGAATAAATCACCCAAAACCATCTACACCCATAAGCGTAATGCGATGACGAAATTCCACTGCCACACCCTGGCGGAGTTTCACCGCAAAATCTGCCTGCTGGAACAGCAGTCACTCTATTTTTAA